Proteins found in one Syngnathus acus chromosome 9, fSynAcu1.2, whole genome shotgun sequence genomic segment:
- the nudt12 gene encoding peroxisomal NADH pyrophosphatase NUDT12, whose translation MSGAPKEEVVAKFLDASSRGNEAEVTSLLSAVPSLLEQTDSRGWTALMLASRSGHTAVVQTLLRHGCDRSRVNSSGQSASDVAKFWGHQHVSVLLGEEDGDGVGLENYFGGEPLDRLSAKRTDAAWLEDRKKHPGSVFLLFSDLSPMLHHDQQGVQHLCRLGYEAIKDLLEEPDSLLVFLGVEKRRSSTTGSEHALEELPAWFAISSGEDGAALLARCLHGERKCSFASSPHRDLLNLSDEDAGVLAPARALLAWHRRYAFCSTCGSATVSEEGGHKRRCCQQQCPSNRGVHNTCYPRTDPVVIMLVVHPGGNQCLLGRKSVFPAGMFSCLAGFVEPGETLEAAARREVCEESGVRVGAVRYISCQPWPMPSQLMIGCHCVAVTTDISVDRSEIEEARWFPRQEVMEALLGGESRLGPVPSGLILPPKQTIAHQLLRHWISKAANL comes from the exons ATGTCAGGCGCGCCAAAGGAGGAAGTTGTGGCAAAGTTCCTGGACGCGTCGTCTCGCGGCAACGAAGCCGAGGTGACGTCCCTGCTGTCCGCCGTCCCGTCTCTGCTGGAGCAGACGGACTCGAGAGGATGGACGGCCCTCATGCTCGCATCGAGAAGCGGACACACTGCCGTGGTCCAAACACTACTTCGACACGG ATGCGACAGGAGTCGGGTGAACAGTAGCGGCCAGAGTGCGTCTGACGTGGCCAAGTTCTGGGGTCACCAGCATGTCTCGGTCTTACTGGGAGAAGAAGACGGAGATGGCGTCGGGTTGGAGAACTACTTTGGGGGCGAGCCTCTGGACCGTCTGAGCGCCAAGCGTACTGACGCCGCGTGGCTGGAGGACAGGAAGAAGCATCCGGGCTCCGTGTTCTTGCTCTTCTCAGACCTCAGCCCCATGCTGCACCATGACCAGCAG GGTGTGCAACATCTGTGTCGTTTGGGCTACGAGGCCATCAAAGATCTCCTGGAGGAGCCCGACTCTCTTCTGGTCTTCCTTGGCGTGGAAAAAAGGAGGAGCAGCACGACGGGATCGGAACACGCATTGGAGGAGCTCCCGGCCTGGTTTGCCATCAGCAGCGGCGAGGACGGGGCGGCACTGCTTGCTCGCTGCCTGCACGGGGAGCGCAAGTGCTCATTTGCCTCATCGCCGCACCGGGACCTGCTAAACCTCAGTGACGAGGACGCCG GCGTGCTGGCTCCGGCCCGCGCCCTGCTGGCATGGCACCGACGCTACGCTTTCTGCTCCACGTGCGGAAGTGCCACCGTCTCTGAGGAAGGAGGACACAAGAGGCGCTGCTGTCAGCAACAGTGCCCCAGCAACAGGGGGGTACACAACACATGCTACCCGCGCACtg ACCCCGTGGTCATCATGCTGGTGGTCCACCCGGGAGGAAACCAGTGTCTCCTGGGCCGGAAAAGCGTCTTCCCGGCCGGAATGTTCTCCTGCCTGGCCGGCTTCGTAGAACCCG GTGAGACGCTGGAggcagcggcgcggcgcgagGTGTGCGAGGAGAGCGGCGTGCGAGTGGGTGCCGTTCGCTACATTTCCTGTCAGCCGTGGCCCATGCCCTCGCAGCTTATGATTGGCTGCCATTGCGTCGCCGTGACGACAGACATCAGCGTGGACCGCAGCGAGATAGAGGAGGCCAGATGGTTTCCGCGGCAAGAG GTGATGGAGGCGCTGCTGGGTGGAGAATCCCGCCTGGGTCCCGTCCCGTCAGGTCTCATCCTACCGCCCAAGCAGACCATTGCTCACCAGCTCCTGCGACACTGGATCAGCAAAGCCGCCAATCTATGA
- the LOC119127162 gene encoding solute carrier family 12 member 2-like — translation MSGRNSGVGEPAESRFHVDLVHEDESRGRFRVGFGDPGALGSAADIGLPPDVFLEPDAPRSDSVSLHSTGTGQTQVSDTHSNTYYMRTFGHNTVDAVPNIDFYRHSDATLGEKMNRPSLAELHDQLDKDPLEDGLANGEEPSAAEEGAARAAKETKGAAIKFGWVKGVLVRCMLNIWGVMLFIRMSWIVGQAGIGLTVAIVLMATVVTTITGLSTSAIATNGFVRGGGAYYLISRSLGPEFGGSIGLIFAFANAVAVAMYVVGFAETVVEMLNDVDALMTDELNDIRIVGALTVILLLGISVAGMEWEAKAQIVLMLILLAAIANYFVGSLIPDQDKKAKGFFGYQTAIFVENLGPDFRDDETFFSVFAIFFPAATGILAGANISGDLSDPQSAIPKGTLLAILITGLTYVAVAISAGSCMVRDATGDVNDTLSDTINCTDAAACTLGYDFSICKEGGCQYGLMNDFQAMSLASAFGPLITAGIFSATLSSALASLVSAPKVFQALCKDNIYPGLGVFAKGYGRNNEPLRGYVLTFCIGLAFILIAELNIIAPIISNFFLASYALINFSVFHASLANSPGWRPSFKYYNMWVSLMGAILCCVVMFVINWWAALVTLLIVLALYIYVSYKKPDVNWGSSTQALIYNQALTQCLNLTGVEDHVKNFRPQCLVLTGYPSSRPALLQLVHSFTKNVGLMVCGHVRIACRRANAKEASQEHARCQRWLNKKRIKAFYAPVFSDTLRHGVHFLLQSVGLGRLKPNTLVLGFKNNWMEGHMNDVETYINIIHDAFDLQFGMVILRLPEGLDVSHIQGQDELSCSNDKPPVSKDTPVTVTLTKDSDSDSSPCKTASNQSSPLIIRDSKAALSTSDQRLLESSQQFKKKQGKGTIDVWWLFDDGGLTLLLPYLLTNRSKWADCRIRVFIGGKINRIDHDRRMMATLLSRFRIDFSDINVLGDINTKPKKHNKLWFKAMVEPYRLKEEDMDQEAAERLKAEQPWRITDNELELYKAKSNRQIRLNELLKEHSSDAKLIVMTMPLARKGVVSSALYMCWLETLSKELPPLLLVRGNHQSVLTFYS, via the exons ATGTCAGGACGCAACTCGGGGGTGGGTGAGCCCGCCGAGAGCCGCTTCCACGTGGACCTGGTCCACGAGGACGAATCGCGGGGCCGATTCAGAGTGGGCTTTGGTGACCCCGGCGCGTTGGGCAGCGCCGCCGACATCGGGCTCCCGCCGGATGTTTTCCTGGAGCCCGACGCACCGCGTAGCGACTCGGTCAGCCTACACTCGACGGGCACCGGGCAGACGCAGGTGTCGGACACGCACTCCAACACGTACTACATGAGGACGTTCGGACATAACACGGTGGACGCCGTGCCCAACATCGACTTCTACCGCCACTCGGACGCTACGCTGGGCGAGAagatgaacagaccctcactGGCTGAACTTCACGACCAACTCGACAAG GACCCACTGGAGGACGGGCTGGCCAACGGGGAGGAGCCGTCGGCGGCCGAGGAGGGGGCGGCCCGGGCGGCCAAGGAGACCAAAGGAGCCGCCATCAAGTTTGGTTGGGTCAAAGGAGTCCTG GTGCGATGCATGCTGAACATCTGGGGCGTGATGCTCTTCATCCGAATGTCGTGGATCGTGGGACAGGCCGGCATTG GACTGACCGTGGCCATTGTCCTAATGGCCACGGTGGTGACCACCATCACGGGTCTGTCCACCTCCGCCATCGCCACCAACGGCTTTGTACGAGGAG GTGGCGCTTACTACCTGATCTCCAGGAGCTTGGGTCCAGAGTTCGGGGGTTCCATCGGTCTCATCTTTGCATTCGCAAACGCGGTGGCAGTGGCCATGTATGTGGTGGGCTTCGCCGAGACAGTGGTGGAGATGCTCAAC GACGTGGACGCCTTGATGACGGACGAGCTGAACGACATCCGCATCGTGGGCGCGTTGACCGTCATCCTGCTGCTGGGCATCTCGGTGGCCGGGATGGAGTGGGAGGCCAAGGCTCAGATTGTCCTGATGCTCATCCTGCTGGCCGCCATCGCAAATTACTTTGTCGGAAGTCTCATACCTGACCAGGACAAGAAGGCCAAAGGATTCTTTGGATATCAAA CGGCTATATTTGTGGAAAACCTGGGTCCAGACTTCCGGGATGATGAGACCTTCTTCTCCGTCTTCGCCATCTTCTTCCCGGCAGCCACGGGAATCCTGGCGGGAGCCAACATCTCCGGAGACCTTAGT GACCCCCAGTCTGCCATCCCCAAAGGAACGCTACTCGCCATCCTCATCACGGGCCTGACCTACGTGGCCGTGGCCATCTCTGCAG GCTCGTGCATGGTGAGAGACGCTACGGGCGACGTCAACGACACGCTGAGCGACACCATCAACTGCACTGATGCCGCCGCTTGCACGCTGGGCTACGACTTCTCCATCTGCAAAGAGGGAGGCTGCCAGTACGGCCTCATGAATGACTTTCAG GCAATGAGTCTGGCATCGGCCTTTGGGCCTCTCATCACGGCGGGAATTTTCTCGGCCACCCTGTCGTCCGCTCTGGCCTCGCTGGTCAGCGCTCCAAAAGTCTTCCAG GCTCTTTGCAAGGACAACATCTACCCAGGCTTGGGAGTCTTCGCCAAAGGTTACGGCAGGAACAATGAGCCTCTGCGCGGCTACGTGCTAACCTTCTGCATTGGCCTCGCCTTTATCCTCATCG CCGAGTTGAACATCATCGCTCCAATCATCTCCAATTTTTTCCTGGCGTCCTACGCGCTGATCAACTTCTCCGTCTTCCATGCCTCGCTGGCCAACTCTCCGG GGTGGCGTCCGAGCTTCAAGTACTACAACATGTGGGTGTCCCTGATGGGCGCCATCCTGTGCTGCGTCGTGATGTTTGTCATCAATTGGTGGGCGGCGCTGGTCACGCTGCTCATTGTCCTGGCGCTCTACATCTACGTCAGCTACAAGAAGCCTG ACGTCAACTGGGGATCATCCACTCAGGCTCTCATCTATAACCAGGCTCTCACGCAGTGTCTCAACCTGACTGGTGTGGAGGACCATGTCAAGAACTTCAG GCCTCAGTGTTTGGTCCTGACCGGGTATCCTAGCTCTCGGCCCGCTCTGCTGCAGCTGGTCCATTCCTTCACCAAGAACGTGGGCCTGATGGTGTGCGGACACGTCAGAATC GCGTGTCGGCGTGCCAACGCAAAAGAGGCGTCTCAAGAGCATGCGCGCTGTCAGCGTTGGCTCAACAAGAAGCGCATCAAAGCTTTCTACGCTCCGGTCTTCTCCGACACGCTCAGGCATGGCGTGCACTTCCTCCTCCAG TCAGTGGGCCTGGGCCGCCTGAAACCCAACACTCTGGTGCTGGGCTTCAAGAACAACTGGATGGAGGGTCACATGAACGACGTGGAGACGTACATCAACATCATCCA TGACGCCTTTGACCTGCAGTTTGGTATGGTGATCCTGAGGCTTCCTGAGGGATTGGACGTCTCTCACATCCAGGGACAAG ACGAGCTGTCTTGTTCCAATGACAAGCCTCCGGTCAGCAAGGACACTCCGGTGACCGTCACTCTGACCAAAGACTCGGATTCAGACTCGAGTCCGTGCAAGACTGCTAGCAACCAGAGCAGCCCGCTCATCATCAGAG ATAGTAAAGCTGCACTGAGTACAAGTGATCAACGCCTCCTTGAATCCAGTCAGCAGTTCAAGAAGAAACAAGGGAAAGGCACCATCGACGTCTGGTGGCTTTTTGATGACGgag ggTTGACACTGCTGCTTCCCTACCTGCTGACCAACCGGAGCAAATGGGCCGACTGCCGCATTCGAGTCTTCATCGGAGGAAAGATCAACCGCATCGACCATGACAGACGCAT GATGGCGACGCTGCTTAGCAGGTTCCGCATCGACTTCTCCGACATCAACGTTCTAGGAGATATCAACACCAAACCCAAGAAACACAA caAGTTGTGGTTCAAGGCCATGGTGGAGCCGTACAGGTTGAAGGAGGAGGATATGGACCAGGAGGCGGCCGAGCGTCTGAAAGCCGAGCAGCCCTGGAGGATCACCGACAACGAGCTGGAGCTCTACAAGGCCAAG AGCAATCGGCAGATCCGACTCAACGAGCTCCTCAAGGAACACTCCAGTGACGCCAAGCTCATTGTCAT GACGATGCCATTGGCGAGGAAGGGCGTGGTTTCTAGCGCCCTCTACATGTGCTGGCTGGAAACGCTGTCCAAGGAACTTCCTCCTCTCCTGCTGGTGCGAGGAAACCACCAAAGCGTTCTCACCTTCTACTCctaa